One window from the genome of Verrucomicrobiales bacterium encodes:
- a CDS encoding VOC family protein, translated as MQTNDLAIPILPSRSVSDTLRFYRQFGFEGKLCGPGHSYAILTRGTVEIHFFTHTELRPAESFAGCYIRVLDADAIYQSFSSASLPRKGIPRLDALEHKPWGMKEFALVDPDGNLLRIGQVVF; from the coding sequence ATGCAAACGAACGACCTTGCCATCCCCATTCTCCCTAGTCGCTCGGTGAGCGACACGCTGAGGTTCTATCGGCAGTTCGGGTTCGAGGGGAAGCTTTGCGGACCGGGACATTCCTACGCGATCCTGACTCGGGGCACGGTTGAGATTCACTTTTTTACACACACAGAGCTGCGTCCGGCCGAGTCGTTCGCCGGCTGCTACATTCGCGTTTTGGATGCGGATGCGATCTACCAATCATTTAGCTCGGCTTCGCTGCCGCGCAAGGGGATTCCCCGATTGGATGCTCTTGAGCACAAACCCTGGGGGATGAAGGAATTCGCGTTGGTGGATCCCGATGGGAATTTACTGCGCATCGGTCAGGTGGTGTTCTAG
- a CDS encoding VOC family protein, whose protein sequence is MKILEIAFSCYPVTNMEKARAFYEGVLGLTATMDHQMEGAHWVEYDIGSGTLAIGVAPGMNPSSDGCSVALEVDDFDKAVAELRSAGVPFNFGPLETPVCHMAFVRDPDGNSVGIHQRKAGHP, encoded by the coding sequence ATGAAGATTCTCGAAATTGCGTTTTCTTGCTACCCGGTCACCAACATGGAGAAGGCGCGCGCTTTCTACGAGGGGGTTCTGGGGCTCACGGCGACCATGGATCATCAGATGGAGGGTGCCCACTGGGTGGAGTACGATATTGGCTCTGGGACGCTCGCGATTGGCGTGGCGCCGGGGATGAACCCCAGTTCCGATGGATGCAGCGTTGCTTTGGAGGTCGATGACTTCGACAAAGCGGTCGCGGAGCTTCGCTCCGCCGGGGTGCCGTTCAACTTTGGTCCCCTCGAGACCCCTGTTTGCCACATGGCTTTCGTCCGGGACCCCGACGGAAACTCGGTGGGAATCCACCAGCGAAAGGCAGGTCACCCCTGA